One window of the Brevibacterium limosum genome contains the following:
- a CDS encoding transposase domain-containing protein, with protein sequence MHSHTLTDPHPDTATTTIDAYTPGHLGELTHLLPDEMVDAAIEETHSRQKRLRDLPSRVVVYLLIAACLFPDIGYTQVWSKLVARWPTPSGPGPSAGRGSSNRPAITGEPATPRRVCWHWSRVGQGH encoded by the coding sequence TTGCACTCTCATACTCTCACAGACCCACACCCCGATACCGCAACCACCACGATCGATGCCTACACCCCGGGCCATCTCGGAGAACTCACCCACCTGCTGCCCGACGAGATGGTCGACGCCGCCATCGAGGAGACTCACTCGCGACAGAAGCGACTGCGCGACCTGCCCTCACGAGTGGTCGTCTACCTGCTGATAGCAGCCTGCCTCTTCCCCGACATCGGCTACACCCAGGTCTGGTCCAAACTGGTCGCTCGATGGCCGACGCCCTCCGGGCCGGGCCCGTCAGCCGGACGAGGTTCGTCAAACAGGCCGGCAATCACGGGGGAACCGGCTACCCCCAGGCGCGTCTGCTGGCATTGGTCACGTGTGGGACAAGGACACTGA
- a CDS encoding DUF4190 domain-containing protein has product MNAASAPTPDQFDHHPSAGQHSRPAAGQYEAPQSYPPENRYGQRAEEDPGKVLGIVSLVATLSTFLGFNFIGPVVGIITGHIARKRSQESGYRDNEMAKWGFILGLVFLGLLVLGWALGISFGIVGGLASLMAG; this is encoded by the coding sequence ATGAACGCAGCATCTGCTCCGACCCCCGATCAGTTCGACCACCACCCCTCCGCAGGACAGCACTCCCGCCCCGCCGCCGGGCAGTACGAAGCGCCGCAGAGCTACCCGCCTGAGAACCGCTATGGCCAGCGCGCCGAGGAGGATCCGGGCAAGGTGCTCGGCATCGTCTCGCTCGTGGCGACCCTGTCGACGTTCCTCGGCTTCAACTTCATCGGCCCCGTCGTCGGCATCATCACCGGTCACATCGCACGCAAGCGTTCTCAGGAATCCGGTTACCGTGACAACGAGATGGCCAAGTGGGGCTTCATCCTCGGCCTCGTCTTCCTCGGACTCCTCGTCCTCGGGTGGGCGCTCGGAATCTCCTTCGGCATCGTCGGCGGTCTCGCCAGCCTCATGGCCGGCTGA
- a CDS encoding TIGR03085 family metal-binding protein has translation MRDNLARAERLRLVDTARRAEEDAPTLCEGWTVRDLATHLVIRERHPRAAAGIFMPKFSDRLQAKEDEYAEMPFSRLLGLVAAPPKWTPGALPGVETVMNTTEFLVHHEDIRRAAIEWIPRRLSKAETATVWAQTKVALLPFAAKAKGTVTIAAPGFGSRTVRKKGSGEATTITGAPLELLLYLMGREDHALVDVR, from the coding sequence ATGAGAGACAATCTGGCTCGCGCCGAACGACTGCGCCTTGTCGACACCGCCCGCCGTGCAGAGGAAGACGCCCCCACTCTGTGTGAGGGGTGGACGGTCAGGGACCTTGCCACCCACCTCGTCATCCGCGAACGCCACCCGCGGGCTGCTGCGGGAATCTTCATGCCGAAGTTCTCCGACCGGCTGCAGGCGAAGGAAGACGAGTACGCCGAAATGCCGTTCAGCCGGCTGCTCGGCCTCGTCGCCGCACCGCCGAAGTGGACTCCGGGCGCACTGCCGGGAGTGGAGACGGTGATGAACACGACCGAGTTCCTCGTCCACCATGAAGACATCCGCCGGGCCGCGATCGAATGGATTCCGCGCCGGCTGTCGAAAGCGGAGACCGCGACCGTCTGGGCGCAGACGAAGGTGGCGCTCCTGCCGTTCGCCGCGAAGGCGAAGGGCACGGTGACGATCGCAGCACCGGGCTTCGGCTCTCGCACCGTACGGAAGAAGGGCAGTGGGGAAGCCACCACGATCACCGGGGCCCCGCTCGAGCTCCTCCTGTACCTCATGGGGCGCGAAGACCACGCACTCGTCGACGTGCGCTGA
- a CDS encoding Sir2 family NAD-dependent protein deacetylase: MAVIFDPLRGRVRPQASHSDAEIIDVLTETYSDADWAVLTGAGMSTDSGVPDYRGPDSPPRNPMTIQTFLSHPDQRARYWARSWMGWPRMRSTRPNRAHLALAGLSVAGIITQNVDGLHHAAAEAVAAERGSGSGSPAPSPVIDLHGSLDRVICLENGHLFDRDRVQRRLSELNPDFAKEVGIDPIDVETAPDGDVELEDTAGFIVPDCPECGGLLKPDVVYFGDSVPAARAQEADRITDEAAGIVVLGSSLAVLSGLRFVRTAAREGKPVVIVTDGPTRGDELADYRSVSRVTDFLTAWAGR; this comes from the coding sequence ATGGCAGTCATCTTCGACCCCCTGCGCGGGCGTGTGCGTCCGCAGGCCAGCCACTCCGACGCCGAGATCATCGATGTGCTCACCGAGACCTACTCCGATGCGGACTGGGCGGTGCTCACCGGGGCGGGCATGAGCACGGACTCCGGCGTCCCCGACTACCGCGGACCGGATTCACCGCCGCGGAATCCGATGACGATCCAGACATTCCTCTCCCACCCCGATCAGCGTGCCAGGTACTGGGCGCGGTCATGGATGGGCTGGCCGCGGATGCGCAGCACCCGACCCAACAGGGCCCACCTCGCCCTGGCCGGGCTGTCCGTGGCCGGGATCATCACCCAGAACGTCGATGGACTCCACCACGCCGCCGCCGAGGCAGTCGCCGCCGAACGTGGGAGCGGCTCCGGATCGCCGGCGCCGAGTCCTGTCATCGACCTCCACGGCAGCCTCGATCGGGTGATCTGTCTCGAGAACGGGCACCTGTTCGACCGTGATCGGGTGCAGCGGAGACTGAGCGAACTCAACCCGGACTTCGCGAAGGAGGTCGGCATCGACCCGATCGACGTCGAAACAGCTCCCGACGGCGATGTCGAACTCGAAGACACCGCCGGGTTCATCGTCCCCGACTGTCCCGAATGCGGCGGGCTGCTCAAACCCGACGTCGTCTACTTCGGCGATTCCGTTCCCGCAGCCAGGGCCCAGGAAGCCGATCGGATCACTGACGAAGCCGCCGGCATCGTGGTGCTCGGGTCCTCGCTGGCAGTGCTCTCCGGTCTGCGATTCGTCCGGACGGCCGCGAGGGAGGGCAAACCCGTCGTCATCGTCACCGACGGACCCACCCGCGGAGACGAACTCGCCGACTACCGGTCGGTCTCCCGCGTCACCGACTTCCTTACGGCCTGGGCAGGCCGGTGA
- a CDS encoding DUF2617 family protein has protein sequence MLTLPRPLDVPFTDTSAEALRFSLDHDRIAPLAARTIDVPTEAVPIGTEAAPPLTLTLTIIGSSHQAILGESAADAFIETFACLGEDADGSSPARPNWDREDVRHGRWAGFTEHRFTATRTRTDGDFPTAAAEVLAASAGRALTAETHLSVAFPGQPGALTALTLTCARPERIAWQSWHCYPQHQEIVHSSSELRRSK, from the coding sequence ATGCTCACACTCCCCCGCCCGCTCGACGTCCCCTTCACCGACACCAGCGCCGAGGCGCTGCGCTTCAGCCTCGACCACGATCGGATCGCCCCGCTGGCCGCCCGCACCATCGACGTGCCCACCGAGGCTGTGCCCATCGGCACGGAGGCTGCGCCGCCGCTCACCCTGACGCTGACCATCATCGGCTCCTCCCACCAGGCGATCCTGGGCGAGAGCGCCGCCGATGCGTTCATCGAGACCTTCGCCTGCCTCGGCGAGGATGCCGACGGTTCGTCGCCGGCACGACCGAATTGGGACCGCGAAGACGTCCGCCACGGCCGGTGGGCCGGGTTCACCGAGCACCGTTTCACCGCGACCCGCACGCGAACAGACGGGGATTTCCCGACGGCCGCCGCCGAGGTGCTCGCCGCCAGCGCCGGCCGTGCCCTCACCGCCGAGACCCACCTCTCGGTCGCGTTTCCCGGCCAGCCCGGTGCACTGACGGCACTGACGCTGACCTGCGCGCGACCCGAGCGGATCGCCTGGCAGTCGTGGCACTGCTACCCGCAGCATCAGGAGATCGTCCACAGCAGCAGCGAATTGAGGAGGTCGAAATGA
- a CDS encoding polyamine aminopropyltransferase, protein MSTDDDSGRFATEAAPSDSTTEAARPITLPMRPGPARFFVLLAVFICASCGMVYELALVALGSYLLGDTIVQASIVLAVMVFAMGIGSLATKRLTGFAAVSFALIEAALGIIGGLSVILLYLAFAFADVYTAAMVALAFVIGALIGAEIPLLMELVQRIRAQKASSAVADLFAADYVGGLVGGLAFPFLLLPLLGLPRGALAVGMTNALVGILIVLWLFRTEITRTAQLILAALLVVILGGLTVVWVFTDDIEVTTRQRLYRDPIVYSQRSDYQEIVLTEARRSGDTRLFLNGDLQFASADEYRYHESLVHPLLAGPRRNVLVLGGGDGLAVREILKYPDVGSITLVDLDPAVLDLARTSEHFTDFNDDSLDDPRVRTIAADAFTWLREAKHSAYDAVIADLPDPDDVATSKLYSIEFYGLIRQVMSPEARLVVQAGSPYFAPEAYWGIGQAVTEAGLSTTAYHVDVPSFGDWGYFLADLGGKGPEVTVPDDAPEGLRFATAEVLAASTTFPPDRDRSSLGKVEASTLLHPRVLDQERGAWVGY, encoded by the coding sequence TTGAGCACCGACGACGATTCCGGTCGGTTCGCGACCGAAGCCGCACCGAGCGACTCCACCACCGAGGCGGCCCGACCCATCACCCTGCCCATGCGTCCGGGGCCGGCCCGGTTCTTCGTCCTGCTCGCCGTCTTCATCTGCGCGAGCTGCGGAATGGTCTACGAGCTCGCGCTCGTGGCCCTGGGGTCCTATCTCCTCGGCGACACCATCGTCCAGGCCTCCATCGTCCTGGCCGTCATGGTCTTCGCGATGGGCATCGGATCACTCGCGACGAAGCGGCTGACCGGTTTCGCCGCGGTCTCCTTCGCCCTCATCGAGGCGGCACTGGGCATCATCGGCGGCCTCTCGGTCATCCTGCTCTACCTCGCCTTCGCCTTCGCCGACGTCTACACGGCGGCCATGGTGGCTCTCGCATTCGTCATCGGCGCCCTCATCGGCGCTGAGATCCCGCTGCTCATGGAGCTCGTCCAACGCATCCGCGCCCAGAAGGCCTCGAGCGCGGTGGCCGATCTCTTCGCCGCCGACTATGTGGGCGGCCTCGTCGGCGGACTCGCCTTCCCGTTCCTCCTGCTGCCGCTGCTCGGACTCCCGCGCGGTGCGCTGGCGGTGGGGATGACGAATGCGCTGGTGGGCATCCTCATCGTCCTCTGGCTCTTCCGCACCGAGATCACCCGCACCGCGCAGCTGATTCTGGCGGCCCTCCTGGTCGTCATCCTCGGCGGACTGACCGTGGTGTGGGTGTTCACCGATGACATCGAAGTCACCACCCGGCAGCGTCTCTACCGGGACCCGATCGTGTACTCGCAGCGGTCGGACTACCAGGAGATCGTGCTCACCGAAGCCCGGCGGAGCGGCGATACGCGACTGTTCCTCAACGGGGATCTGCAGTTCGCTTCGGCCGATGAGTACCGCTATCACGAGAGTCTCGTCCATCCGCTGCTGGCCGGTCCGCGGCGCAACGTCCTCGTCCTCGGCGGCGGCGACGGCTTGGCCGTGCGCGAGATCCTCAAGTACCCCGATGTCGGGTCTATCACCCTCGTTGACCTCGACCCGGCGGTCCTCGATCTGGCGAGGACCTCGGAGCACTTCACCGACTTCAACGACGACTCCCTCGACGATCCGCGGGTGAGAACGATCGCCGCCGATGCCTTCACCTGGCTGCGGGAGGCGAAGCATTCGGCCTATGACGCGGTCATCGCCGATCTGCCCGACCCCGACGATGTGGCGACGTCGAAGCTCTACAGCATCGAGTTCTACGGACTCATCCGCCAAGTGATGTCACCGGAGGCCCGCCTCGTCGTCCAGGCCGGCTCCCCCTACTTCGCCCCTGAGGCCTATTGGGGCATCGGGCAGGCCGTCACCGAGGCGGGACTGTCGACGACGGCGTATCACGTCGATGTCCCCAGCTTCGGCGATTGGGGGTATTTCCTCGCCGACCTCGGTGGGAAAGGCCCCGAGGTGACCGTGCCCGATGACGCCCCGGAGGGGCTGAGATTCGCCACCGCCGAGGTGCTCGCCGCCTCGACGACATTCCCACCGGACCGTGATCGCTCATCGCTGGGCAAGGTCGAAGCCTCGACGCTGCTGCACCCGCGGGTGCTCGATCAGGAACGCGGGGCCTGGGTCGGCTACTGA
- a CDS encoding transcriptional regulator, with the protein MTAKQYSLTDSDDAHAVDARTAEENERIPHLGDSLARLEPELNNPTRLGIVSSLKNRDRAEFKLLRDSLGVSDSVLSRHITALERAGMVEVKKGYVGKRPRTWVSISDDGTIRLDAHIQALRELAGG; encoded by the coding sequence ATGACTGCGAAACAGTACTCTCTGACAGACTCCGACGACGCACACGCAGTCGACGCGCGGACAGCGGAGGAGAACGAGAGGATTCCCCACCTCGGCGACTCCCTGGCCCGGCTCGAACCGGAACTGAACAACCCCACGCGACTGGGCATCGTCTCGAGCCTGAAGAACCGAGACAGGGCAGAGTTCAAGCTGCTGCGCGACAGCCTCGGAGTCTCCGATTCCGTGCTGTCCCGACACATCACCGCCTTGGAGAGAGCCGGGATGGTCGAAGTCAAGAAGGGATATGTGGGCAAACGCCCCCGCACCTGGGTCTCGATCAGCGACGACGGAACCATTCGTCTCGACGCACATATCCAGGCGCTGCGGGAACTTGCCGGAGGTTGA
- a CDS encoding DNA alkylation repair protein, translated as MTDLTTSTEVLATLTSLEDEKIRAVNARHGDDHAVNLTKLRAMAKELKKNDDLAAELWASGDSAARLVAILIMRPKAWSEAQLDEMLRDSGVPKVHGWLVSNIVKKSPHAEALRRTWTDDPDPAVASAGWALTSERVNRKPEGLDLSGLLDVIEAEMADAPERLQWAMNETLSYIGIENPDLRARAIDIGERLGVLRDYPTSPGCTSPFAPTWITEMVSRKAAK; from the coding sequence ATGACTGACCTGACCACCAGCACCGAGGTGCTCGCCACCCTGACCTCACTCGAGGATGAGAAGATCCGCGCCGTCAACGCCCGCCACGGCGACGACCACGCGGTCAACCTCACGAAGCTGCGAGCCATGGCGAAGGAACTGAAGAAGAACGACGACCTCGCCGCCGAACTCTGGGCGTCCGGAGACTCCGCGGCCCGCCTCGTCGCGATCCTCATCATGCGCCCGAAGGCCTGGAGCGAAGCACAGCTTGATGAGATGCTGCGGGACTCAGGTGTCCCGAAAGTCCACGGCTGGCTGGTCAGCAACATCGTCAAGAAGTCACCCCACGCCGAGGCGCTGCGCCGGACCTGGACGGATGATCCCGACCCGGCGGTCGCCTCCGCCGGGTGGGCGCTGACGAGCGAGCGGGTGAACCGGAAACCCGAGGGCCTCGACCTGTCCGGTCTGCTGGATGTGATCGAGGCCGAGATGGCGGATGCGCCCGAACGGCTGCAGTGGGCGATGAACGAGACGCTGTCGTATATCGGCATCGAGAACCCGGACCTGCGGGCCCGGGCCATCGACATCGGTGAGCGCCTCGGCGTGCTGCGCGACTACCCGACCTCTCCCGGCTGCACCTCGCCCTTCGCCCCGACGTGGATCACGGAGATGGTGTCCCGCAAGGCAGCGAAGTGA
- a CDS encoding transposase, with translation MLALVTCGTRTLIDAVFTHTKIGEVTLVPRLQSSMHPGMLVLADRNFDAATVADTIGGTGADFLIRGKGHRRQPVIARHPDGSFTSCIGALPVRIIDASVLITTGHGHEVHPYRLITTLTDPVRYPAHQLVALYHERWEIETAFLELKSTIGDGRVLRARTAPGIEQEIYALLIAYQLIRTTISDATYMGGIDPDRGSFTIAFEAAKEQVILAGHHIDESAIDLVGTIGARVLAAPLPRRRLRVCPRVVKRAISKYQARGVVDRTCRQATLHQSLHSRASP, from the coding sequence CTGCTGGCATTGGTCACGTGTGGGACAAGGACACTGATCGACGCAGTCTTCACTCACACGAAGATCGGCGAAGTCACTCTCGTCCCGCGCCTGCAATCGAGTATGCACCCTGGCATGCTCGTCCTCGCCGATCGCAACTTCGATGCCGCCACCGTCGCCGACACCATCGGTGGCACGGGTGCTGACTTCCTCATCCGCGGCAAAGGACATCGTCGTCAGCCCGTGATCGCCCGCCATCCGGATGGATCATTCACCAGTTGCATCGGTGCTCTGCCGGTCCGCATCATCGACGCCAGTGTGCTCATCACCACCGGCCACGGGCACGAAGTCCATCCCTACCGACTCATCACGACCTTGACCGATCCCGTCCGGTACCCGGCGCATCAGCTCGTTGCCCTGTATCACGAACGGTGGGAAATCGAGACGGCCTTCCTCGAACTCAAATCCACGATCGGCGACGGTCGAGTCCTGCGGGCCCGGACCGCACCGGGTATCGAGCAGGAGATCTACGCGCTGCTGATCGCCTACCAACTCATCCGCACCACGATCAGTGACGCGACCTATATGGGCGGTATCGATCCCGACCGCGGCAGTTTCACCATCGCGTTCGAAGCCGCGAAAGAACAGGTCATCCTTGCTGGTCATCACATCGATGAATCGGCCATTGATCTCGTCGGGACCATCGGTGCGCGTGTTCTGGCCGCGCCATTGCCGCGGCGACGGTTGCGTGTGTGTCCGCGCGTGGTCAAACGCGCCATTTCGAAATACCAAGCCCGTGGCGTCGTCGATCGCACCTGCAGACAAGCCACACTGCATCAGTCCCTTCATTCCCGCGCGTCCCCATGA
- a CDS encoding DUF350 domain-containing protein, whose amino-acid sequence MLLNYLLFETGVVLSYAGCGLLLMVIGYFVVDLLTPGKLHVILWEQKSRNAAVLVASDLAGVAIIVIAAIRASSDDLVAGILSTLVFGILGIILMAVSFLLIGLLTPGRTGDIINSSQMHPEVWVNATAHLGIAGIMAAALL is encoded by the coding sequence ATGCTTCTGAACTACCTCCTCTTCGAGACCGGAGTCGTACTCTCCTATGCGGGCTGCGGCCTCCTCCTCATGGTCATCGGCTACTTCGTCGTCGACCTGCTGACCCCGGGCAAGCTCCACGTCATCCTGTGGGAGCAGAAATCGCGCAACGCCGCGGTCCTCGTCGCCTCCGACCTGGCCGGAGTCGCGATCATCGTCATCGCCGCCATCCGCGCCAGCTCCGATGACTTGGTCGCAGGCATCCTGTCCACCCTCGTCTTCGGCATCCTGGGCATCATCCTCATGGCGGTGAGCTTCCTGCTCATCGGACTGCTCACCCCGGGCAGGACCGGCGACATCATCAATTCCTCACAGATGCACCCCGAGGTCTGGGTCAACGCCACCGCTCACCTGGGCATCGCGGGCATCATGGCCGCGGCCCTCCTTTGA
- a CDS encoding amidase, with amino-acid sequence MTTPTSSEIPFLELHEVSALIRTRQLSSHEVTEAMLERIDSLEPRLQAFATVMAESALAEADRADALLARGHWLGDLHGVPVAVKDLANTHDAPTGAGTTIHADFRPDADATVVARLRAAGAVILGKLRLTEGAFTGHHPDLPTPVNPWEAGTWSGVSSSGSGVATAAGLCFASLGSDTGGSIRLPSSANGVTGLKPTWGRVSRHGIFALAPSLDHIGPMTRSARDAAIVLRAIAGHDPADPTSSLEPVPDYPRQLRVDRAPVVGVDHALAAEHFDAATNAMLDDTIEAVTGLGWRVVEVETPGMEAAAQEWTALCGVETAGVHAETYPARSTEYGPDLSGLIEVGRGLSAVDYHRLLESRRAFTGRMRTLMADIDLLLLPGIGVGSPTIEQMANLGSDPKLFAAVTVPTAPIDNCGMPSITVPAGFTDRGTPLAAQFVGGDFTEPLVLAAGHAFQQVTGFHTRHPAT; translated from the coding sequence ATGACCACACCGACGAGCTCCGAGATCCCGTTCCTCGAACTCCACGAAGTCTCTGCTCTCATCCGAACCCGACAGCTGTCCTCCCATGAGGTCACCGAGGCGATGCTTGAGCGCATCGACAGCCTCGAACCCCGGCTGCAGGCCTTCGCCACGGTCATGGCCGAATCCGCTCTCGCCGAGGCCGACCGGGCCGATGCGCTGCTGGCTCGCGGACACTGGCTCGGCGACCTGCACGGTGTTCCCGTGGCGGTGAAGGACCTGGCCAACACCCACGATGCGCCGACGGGCGCCGGCACCACGATCCATGCGGACTTCCGCCCCGACGCAGATGCCACCGTCGTCGCCCGACTGCGGGCCGCCGGAGCCGTCATCCTCGGCAAACTGCGCCTGACCGAGGGCGCGTTCACCGGTCACCATCCGGACCTGCCGACCCCGGTCAACCCATGGGAGGCCGGCACCTGGTCAGGAGTCTCCTCATCGGGCTCTGGTGTGGCCACCGCGGCCGGACTCTGCTTTGCCTCTCTCGGGTCGGACACCGGCGGATCGATCCGTCTGCCGTCCTCGGCCAATGGCGTCACCGGCCTCAAACCGACCTGGGGCCGCGTCTCTCGCCACGGCATCTTCGCACTCGCTCCCAGCCTCGACCACATCGGGCCCATGACCCGCAGTGCCCGTGATGCCGCGATCGTGCTGCGGGCCATCGCCGGCCACGATCCCGCCGATCCCACCTCCTCGCTCGAGCCGGTCCCCGACTATCCCCGGCAGCTGCGCGTCGACCGGGCTCCGGTCGTCGGTGTCGACCACGCGCTGGCCGCAGAGCACTTCGACGCCGCCACGAATGCGATGCTCGACGACACCATCGAAGCCGTCACCGGCTTGGGGTGGAGGGTTGTCGAGGTCGAGACTCCCGGCATGGAGGCGGCGGCCCAGGAATGGACGGCGCTGTGCGGGGTCGAAACCGCCGGCGTCCACGCCGAGACGTATCCGGCTCGCTCGACGGAATACGGTCCCGACCTGTCAGGTCTCATCGAGGTGGGGCGCGGCCTGTCCGCCGTCGACTACCACCGGCTGCTCGAATCCAGACGGGCCTTCACCGGTCGCATGCGCACACTCATGGCCGATATCGATCTGCTTCTGCTGCCGGGAATCGGCGTCGGCTCACCGACGATCGAACAGATGGCGAATCTGGGTTCGGATCCGAAGCTGTTCGCCGCGGTGACCGTGCCGACGGCTCCGATCGACAACTGCGGGATGCCGTCGATCACGGTGCCCGCAGGGTTCACCGACCGCGGCACTCCCCTGGCCGCTCAGTTCGTCGGCGGTGACTTCACCGAGCCCTTGGTCTTGGCGGCCGGTCACGCCTTCCAGCAGGTCACCGGATTCCACACTCGCCACCCGGCCACGTAG
- a CDS encoding FUSC family protein, which translates to MQEFFRIPPGERDHIPAFRIALGVAIPLLVLLGIDRLDLAVYAAFGAFTGIYARFETPRSRTRRQSIAAVVLVVCVGIGALLGSLGASIWALVVVTSLVSGVGAAIALRFRLKPGGSIFFIFATGAVGSIPNGAPVPLAMGVAAASALVSIGLGALAHRIGERMPPEKETYVRVGLSPAGKAELAAHAARFTIAPLIAGILGTLLIDVLPLLSHSYWAMVAAVAPITPPGRSARLKRGVHRVVGTLLGVIVTAFLLSFPTEAWQLVVWVILLQFLAEIFVLRNYSVALLFITPLALLMTQIGNPHPVTELLASRAIETVIGAVVGMIVVIVGFRGVNKSRAQLETSPHADDDD; encoded by the coding sequence GTGCAGGAGTTCTTCCGCATCCCACCGGGCGAACGCGACCATATTCCCGCGTTCCGCATCGCCTTGGGAGTCGCCATCCCGCTCCTCGTGCTGCTCGGAATCGACCGCCTCGACCTTGCCGTCTATGCCGCCTTCGGCGCCTTCACCGGCATCTATGCCCGATTCGAAACCCCACGCTCACGGACGAGGCGGCAATCGATCGCGGCCGTCGTCCTCGTCGTCTGCGTGGGCATCGGGGCGCTGCTGGGCAGCCTCGGCGCATCGATCTGGGCACTCGTCGTCGTCACCTCGCTGGTGTCCGGCGTGGGAGCGGCCATCGCCCTGCGCTTCCGGCTCAAACCCGGCGGGTCGATCTTCTTCATCTTCGCCACCGGAGCCGTCGGTTCCATCCCGAACGGCGCACCGGTGCCGCTGGCGATGGGCGTGGCGGCCGCCTCGGCGCTGGTGAGCATCGGTCTCGGGGCTCTGGCCCACCGCATCGGCGAACGGATGCCGCCGGAGAAGGAGACCTACGTCCGGGTGGGACTCTCGCCGGCGGGCAAGGCCGAACTCGCCGCCCACGCCGCCCGGTTCACGATCGCCCCGCTCATCGCGGGAATACTGGGCACGCTGCTCATCGATGTGCTGCCGCTGCTGTCCCACAGCTACTGGGCGATGGTCGCAGCGGTCGCACCGATCACCCCGCCGGGACGTTCGGCCCGCCTCAAGCGCGGTGTCCACCGTGTGGTCGGAACCCTGCTGGGCGTGATCGTCACCGCATTCCTGCTGTCGTTCCCCACCGAGGCCTGGCAGCTGGTCGTGTGGGTGATCCTGCTGCAGTTCCTCGCCGAGATCTTCGTGCTGCGCAACTATTCGGTGGCTCTGCTCTTCATCACACCGTTGGCCCTGCTCATGACTCAGATCGGCAACCCGCACCCGGTCACGGAGCTGCTGGCCTCCCGCGCCATCGAAACCGTCATCGGTGCGGTCGTCGGCATGATCGTCGTCATCGTCGGATTCAGAGGAGTGAATAAGTCACGCGCCCAGCTCGAAACGTCCCCGCATGCCGATGACGATGACTGA
- a CDS encoding flavodoxin family protein, with product MVSVLLVHHSPSAATAQIAEAAESGLRIPELGDIEVTVRPALEASVEEVLAADAYVLGTTANFGYISGALKHFFDTTYDAVREPTAGRPFSYWIHGGYDTTGAETAMKQITTGLGWKLAFDPLIFTGEVTDDHLAKATELAATVAASAG from the coding sequence ATGGTCAGCGTTCTGCTCGTTCATCATTCCCCGTCCGCTGCGACTGCGCAGATCGCCGAGGCGGCTGAGTCCGGACTGCGCATTCCCGAGCTCGGCGACATCGAGGTCACAGTCCGTCCCGCCCTCGAGGCGAGCGTCGAGGAGGTGCTCGCCGCTGATGCCTATGTGCTCGGCACGACTGCGAACTTCGGCTATATCTCGGGCGCCCTCAAGCACTTCTTCGACACCACGTATGACGCAGTGCGCGAACCGACCGCCGGCAGGCCGTTCTCCTACTGGATCCACGGCGGCTATGACACGACCGGGGCCGAGACCGCGATGAAGCAGATCACGACCGGCCTGGGCTGGAAGCTCGCCTTCGACCCGCTCATCTTCACCGGCGAGGTCACCGACGACCACCTCGCGAAGGCCACGGAGCTCGCAGCCACGGTCGCCGCCTCCGCCGGCTGA